ATGATTTCTGACTGATAAAGATGCCACCAAAAGTCTGCACAGGTTACCAAGATCACTACCAGTGAGCTTCTTCTTAATCTTCCACGGATCAGAAAGCATCTGTATTGTCGAAACATCATGCATCGGACTCGCTTTTCTCTCATCTTCAGGGCTGGATGTTATCTCTTCAATATTTTGAACCAATGATTTCGATTCTGAATCTGATGATTCTTTGGATACAACAGGTTCCTCTCTCGTTGCGGCAAAGGCAGTAAACCAAGATTCATCAAATAGTTTTAGCTCAGTTGAAACTTCATTTTCAAGTAGAGTTGAAACAACGATAGCATTGATCTCATTATCAGCAGAATAATTGATTTCTTTGATTCTTGGCTTGTTGATCTTGCTTGGAACCCTGCTAGAAAGGGTTAACTCAGTCGAAACTCCGCTATTCTTTTCACCTTCTGAGTCATGCTGGTACTTCCGCTTCTTTTCAGATGGCTCGGCCACAAGAAATTTATCTTTCTTTGCTTCCTGAGCTGTGGAAGCATAGAAAGAACCCAAGGGTTTCAAGTGCTGTATCTCCATTCTTGAAATTAGTCTAACTTGTTTCTAATGGAACAAGAGAGGTCAGGGATTAATGCACATATATATAGAATTGAAGGAAACTTTAACATTGAAGTAATAGGATTTAAGATCCTATTTGGAAACTGATTCCTATGCTTGGGGGAGGGGTGAAGTTTTGTGGTTTCCTTTCCGGAGCTGGACTTGAAAATTTGCTGTCATTTTTGGTTAATTATAAATTAACAGGCTCTTGTTGGGCCAGTTTAGCCAGAATTTTTT
This is a stretch of genomic DNA from Hevea brasiliensis isolate MT/VB/25A 57/8 chromosome 12, ASM3005281v1, whole genome shotgun sequence. It encodes these proteins:
- the LOC131171124 gene encoding B3 domain-containing protein At2g33720-like — protein: MEIQHLKPLGSFYASTAQEAKKDKFLVAEPSEKKRKYQHDSEGEKNSGVSTELTLSSRVPSKINKPRIKEINYSADNEINAIVVSTLLENEVSTELKLFDESWFTAFAATREEPVVSKESSDSESKSLVQNIEEITSSPEDERKASPMHDVSTIQMLSDPWKIKKKLTGSDLGNLCRLLVASLSVRNHILPLLSGETVEQIEKDGAPVPIWDCDTNTEQHMVLKHWRSSNSYVFIKGWMIQFVKRRNLVEGDLIGIYWDPSNSRFNFSVLQRA